The DNA segment tctccaaagCACAATAGAAAACGAggaaaaggaaatttttaaataattttaaatatgtacaataacaataacaaatgtaatacataaaaaaataaaaaaattcacaacgAAGAcgtgcaaaaagaaaaacaaatcaacaaattACACAAAAATCTTTGGAAAAAATGTCAACATTAAGAGATTAAAAAGCAGAACAAAAAGAACGTTGGTAGACATACCAAAAATATCTTatgaattaacaaaaacaagtatCAGCGTAACAAATAATACTAACAAGAAACTTTCACCgatttctttaaaaacgtaAAACGATGCGCTGAGGTATCCAACGAGCCGGCGACATGCTGAACAGGCTGAGAGGAGGTGAAGTAAGGCAGTAGCAACCGGGTATGCTGAAGTGTGACACAAAAATCATGCGAACCTGTAGTACTCGTACGTAGGTATGCACACGTAATACTCGTGAATCGAACACCACGAAGGTCTTCTGGGCAAGCGGAAAAAAATTATCCGCAATCTGTTCGAACACATCTAAAACAACACCAACGTTGCACTTAAAGAACAACACACAACGTACGAAGGTAAGTAAGTGGCTGGTGAATGACCGAGGTTGTAGGGTCTAGTGACAACAAAAGAAGGCGAAGTGTAagaaggaaaataataattcgTGGACATacatcaaatataaataaaaaggtaTGCCGTCAATCTTGTCGAGAATTTAAAGTGCAAAATGCTGCCGCAATGCTTTTGGCATGGCTTAACTGCTAAACGATTGGTCTTTGGTTCAGGTCCATGCGAAAACTACTATACATACTTGTTTAACAAAGATCGTCCCTTGGTAGTAAATATTGAATATCAGAGTGATTTTGCGAATACTTAGATAATGGTTCATGGGCCATTCTGATGCATATACATTTCCcatgttttttttccaaaaggtaTACGAGCTTATAGCTAATGCCTGAAATGCGCGAAGCGGCTTGATaactgttataaaaaattaaattgtttctaATCTctaaaatatcgggtgattttttaagagcttgataacttttttttaaaaaaaaacgcataaaatttgcaaaatctcatcggttctttatttgaaacgttagattggttcatgacatttactttttgaagataatttcatttaaatgttgactcatgtggtttcaacaagatggcgctacatgccacacagctcgcgattctatggccattttgagggaaaacttcggagaacaattcatctcaagaaatggacccgtaagttggccaccaagatcatgcgatttaacgcctttagactattttttgtggggctacgtcaagtctaaagtctacagaaataagccagcaactattccagctttggaagacaacatttccgaagaaattcgggctattccggccgaaatgctcgaaaaagttgcccaaaattggactttccgaatggaccacctaagacgcagccgcggtcaacatttaattgaaattatcttcaaaaagtaaatgtcatgaaccaatctaacgtttcaaataaagaaccgatgagattttgcaaattttatgcgtttttttttttttaaaaagttatcaagctcttaaaaaatcacccgatataagtgaGGAAGAGTGCTTAGAGCATGACTCATGTCTATTAGTATGATCTTTTTATGGTTTGTGAGTAAAATCGGCacgattaatttttaatatacttctTTATTGCATTAGCCTTCTACTGTTCTGAAATAACATAAATTAGTAAGTGTTCTggaatataccatatataaaataaataattaacagCTAGCTAATATgctctatatttttatatagacatataattacttaaaatatattcatttattttaatttacatttactcaGCTAGCTTTTGTTGCCAGCCACGATAGGGCAATCGTAACGGATCATAACTGCTACGTCGGCGGCGCATGTGATGATGGCCATCTCCGCCGCTGAGATACTGTACACTGTGACTGCTTTCATGACCACTATGCATTAGAGACTTCATGCCCACAAGACCGGCCAACATTAGAGCAGTCATCGCCACCCCGAGCGCCTTCATAGCCATTGCTCCAATGCCACCCAGGCTCATGACTGCCATCATCTTGCCAAACATCATCGCCATGGCCAAGATCATCCCTTGTCCTTTGTCTTTCTTGCGCGCTtctgtatatatagtataagtacGGAAAAGtcattagtaaaattttaaagtaagtCCTATAATTTAACTGAACTGTTAATGTATATAACAAGTTAATGTATACAACAAATCCTCATAAAAACATCTTATAGCCTATACTTATTTTAAGTTGCAGAGAATATTATGTTTTTAACGGTTGTCTTAAATGTCTGCTATTATGCCTATATAACGGATGTTTTTTCAgacatgtggttttcaatgaTGCAGTACTTTTTCGGAGTTGACCTCTTTGACAGCAATTACTTGATTTTATACTCTGttttgtttgccatttcataatgaacaAACTTATTACGAAATACGTTTGCATATCGTCCAAATTTATTACCAACATGACGGTTCGGTTCGAGCGGCGCCATATGGCATAAAGCTTAACTTTGGTTGAATGGGTACATTAataacaagtaaagaagaaCTAAGTACGGGTATAAACGACCATTTCACACAGTTGTAACTTGCAAGGTTTAAAGCCAGGAATCCTTACCTTTTTCATAATGCCTGCTAGTTATACGGGGTCTTTATTCATTTTaagaacaaattataaaaacaaactctctcaattttactaagataactcacatatgggccgatatatgcggtatataTGCGTCGaacatctttatattaggtatatggaggctaaaggaagtattgaccccaTTCAATCCATTTGTAGCGTACAGGCATATTACTGCCAGGATATGATATTCTCTGAGTTTCAAATCTGACCAATATGTTCGGTAAAAAGTCGACTATAGGTACTAGGACCCAAATATACGGTACCTATGgttttgaacagtttttgttggatttagacaatttttgtttacaagaTGGTATACTCTAAAGGcattatcccgttatattaattgcttcttgattcgTACACTAGAAAGGAAAGAGTTAGATAGAATTTAagattgtgttatatgggaaggaGGCGTGGTTGCAGTCCGATTTAAATTGGGTTGAAATCGGCCAGGCTTgtctcgagatatgtgttttcacctaaaagtggccAGGACCATGCCCATCGTCAAATTTTGACCCTGGCTCCATTAAAGCACTGTTATACCATCTCgcgggtaaaatttaatgtctctggcgtatttagttattgatttatggcGCTTTAAATAGTCTATAGCAGTACCCTACACCGTTCACATATCTAAAGAAAACACCCtttattaaactaaaaacatCTGAATCTGCGTCAgatataataagaaataatgTGAAAATGTCTCTGATTTACATTTCCTAAAAAatacagtttaaaatttttaatatcaaataaaatatttgtttttttacttcGGACGCTAAAAGAGTAGATAGGGATTGTTGTATATTCGTGCTCTCTAATAGTGCCACTTTTCTTCTCAAGACGCATTATAATTTGTAAACTAGTATGACATTTAAGTCTGTTGCTTCAGAAAGAATATGTGTCGCCCTTACTTTTTAACTCttggtatattatatataatattagtcATCAAAAAACACGTGCATATATTTAATCTTTTGTTGCagaaacaattttcttttgaagaaaaaagacTGTTAACAGTAGATATTGGGTAGACGAAAAAATCTTTCCGTAttttaaattcggggaagttgaaaaaagttacagctgttcaaaaatgagtgaaaataatgaagaaattggctatattttgtataaaaaatgaaagaatgcCACGCCAGCCTCCactgaaatttgtaaagtttacgaagacgatgctgtatcagttcgggtagcacaacaatggttccctcgtttccgttctggaaatttcgatgtgaaagatgcacctcgctctggtcgacctctCGTTGAAAATGCCgacgaaattatggaaaagattgaccaggaccgtcacataagcagccatgacatcactgagaaacttaacattcatcgtcaaacagttttaaatcatttaaaaatggCTGACTGCAAAAAGAAGCTCAATGTTTGGGTATCACATGAATTctctgtgaaaaattcaatggaccgaattaacatctgcgattctttgttgaaacgaaatgaaatggaacaatttctgaagcgaatggtaacaggagacgaaaagtggatcaaataagataataatgtgcgaaaaagataatGGTCCAAGCGCGGTGAGcatcaacaaatggtcgcaatgCCAGGATTTTCGCCTCGAAGGGTTATGCTGAgtttttggtgggattggaaaggaatcatccactatgagctgctccagcctggtcgagcgattgattctacattttactgtcaacaactgatgagattgaagcaaggaATCTAAAAAAACGGCCAGAGCTGGTCAACAGAAAGGCTCTTcgtccatcaggacaacgctagaccacacaaatttttgatgactcagcaaaaactgggagagcttggatGGGAATTTTGACGTATCCCCCATATAGCCCTTACCTTTCACCATCGGATAAcaatttgtttcggtcaatgcagaattcccttaatggagtaaagttggcttcaagagaagcctgtgaaaaatcgtgtcgcagtttttcgccgagaaacctgAAAAGTTTTActctgatgaaataatgtctctagcggaaaatggcaaaaagtggtcgactaaaatggtacatatttggttcatgaaagttcattataaatataaaaaaataataggaaatttgattaaaaaacaatacgaaaaaactttttcgactaccaaatatttaTAGGAAGCACGAAAATATGAAGGCGCAAAGTGGGCGCTATTTGAGCTCGCAATATAGACAATGTGTTGGGAGTCACTTCTATAATTAGTATGTTCAAAATGACAGCTCAATATGTGAAAAAAGGGTAGTCGACTGACTAGATGGGTTAGCGAACCATACCAGATGTAAGCGGATCTACATGATCTTCAATACCCCAATTACGTTtcgttttcttgaaatttttttttttgccttgcaCAGGTTAGTTAAGTTAAGAGGTGGATCTTAAACGTGATCTCCATTGCGCAGCTTTGAATACTGGTCACTTTTGGCACCTAAAACTTATGGATTTTATTTCCTCACCCTCCTCCATACAACCTACAACTTGCTTCCGACAAAAGCCTTTTTGGTTTTATCACATGAATGCCTATTGCAGCTCAACAGATTTTCTGTGGTTTGCGCAACACAgaacaaacaatttttgtgaagaaTTAGGTGATAGTAGTTTACAGGTTTTATTCGTATTTTCAACCTTTAGCCCACAAATATTAACTTTACTTGATCCTACACATTTTTTATAGCGTAACACACACCTTGAACACCATCCCCATGAGCGTTTCGCTCCACATCGTACGACAAATAACGTTCACTCTCGTCGGCTAGTAAATCGGCGAATTTAATATTCAATTCATGACTGCGCAAATACTCCGAGACATAGCCCAAAAAGGTGTCATCACTCTCCAAAGCAGGCTCCGCGGGGGGTGCACCGTTCGACACTGGCTCAATTGGTACAATTTCTAGACCGCGCATCAACACCAATGGTTTATCGCGTcgatttaaattcttaattacgTTGCGAATGGCGCGAGACCCACGACAATATACTGAATCCGAGATTAATGAATTGGTGAGGCAGTTTGCCGCTTTATAAGCAGTGCTAATAGGACGCGGGGTGCTTTCGATATTTTCACGAGTTGGCGTAGCTAGAAAAGTATCCGTGCCGGGTGTGGCATTAGCTCTATCTTCGGCTGCTAATATAGCGATTGTGACGCGTGCACCATAAAGTGCGACAATTATTAATACGCAGGACAAGTAATTAAGCAGCCGCATTACGAGCGTGTTGTGAACTAAATTAAGGAAGACAGAAGTTCCGTTTAAAATTCAGAGCGACCGAAACCGTTTCGACAGTAGAACTGCTGCAAATTTGTTACAATTTGAAACTAAACCGTGTGCCAGGCCTTACTCTAGATTTTATACAAACTTTCCAACTGCAATCCtattccaccggaacgctgtgTGGCCGCATAAAGAAACATTCAAGCAAAACGAAAGTCTACGTAATTACCTGCTGCAATTCTCCACTCGAAATTATACcgcaaagaaaaatgaaatggaaatgaaaggCTTTGGTCAACCTCCAATCACCCAAACCATTTCAAGCGCCAACCGACGTTTACTCCGTTTTTACGAGCACTAATTCTTCTACTCCCTGCAGTGTAATTTTCCTCTTGAGTGGATCGGAAAGATTTCCCATTTTAAACGCTTAATTGGCTCAACTTcttacacacgcacacatatgcatttgtattttCACACACATGTTCAGCCACGAAATGAATACGCCGAGAAGAAATGACTTCATTTCAAGGTCTCAGAAATAGCTGCTGCTGATTGCGTGCAAAGTGTAGAAAATTAGAGGGGCCGGATAACGTTTAGAAAGATATGACATTCATAATTGTACCAAAGCTTTTATTGCTATGCAGAAGCCACTGGTCTACTGAGTGGTATGTATTAGCTGAAATGCTATTCTTTATTAGCAAATTATAGTGATGTAGTTGCTACTTTTGTTCAAACCGTTATTAAGTTTATCTTAATGCAATAATCACTATTTTACCCTGTCGTGAAATTTGTAACGCCCGCAAGGAAATGTCCACACCGTAGATAGTATGATCGCGTTAAGAGCTGAGTCGAATTAGTTCCTCAAGCTTTTGAGTTGAAGTTGTGATACTGTTGCAAAATGTTGCTTCAGAGTATTATGGCTTTCCAATCTTGGAACACGTGTTCCTTGGAAAAAAACTTAGGGCGTGTTTGTAGATCGGCCTAATAAGACCACTGCCATGTCTACAAAACGTCGTTGAATGAAAATCAATGAAGTGCCATAACTatgcactaaattaaaatataatatcgtAATTTGACAGCAGGGATCGCAGTAACAAGGGGCACATTTGTgctaaacattttaataatgaGCGTGGCTTCGGCCTCTAAGAGTTACAATATCCAAATTCGCTCAGGACAAATCCCTTGAGCACTTCTACCGACAgcgtaaaaatggatgaaatcgggtGATAAACATAGCCCTTCCTACTATAACGTAtccgttaaaaactactaaaagcccGATAAATCAATGAgccataaatataaaattttacaccggGGATGACATAAGAGGACTTTATGGGAGCCGTTGTTACCGCCCACATTTCGGTGAAAAGCCATATAATGTATTAGCTCCCATATATCTAATAGagagattttcaaacttcaggCTAACTTTGTACTGGCAAATGTGTGAGTTACTTCAATAAAACTGAGAGGGCGTGCATTCTAATACCTACTTGTGTATATCAGTCAACGCGGCTAGAAAGAACAAGCAAAACGTTTCATGCTAACTGTTAGCCggttagattttttaataagaaattcaCCTGTGTAGGCCacgactttttttgtttttgttgcatacgATGAACAAAATTTCCAAACACTAACCGTTATTTCTAACAacataaaatgataaaattagtTGCTGAATCCACTGTTTGTTTATGTAAACATGAAGGAGATACACCGGCCAGGTTTGTCCGACTGTCCACTCTTCTGTTTAAACAATTCGGGCAGTTAAGTAGATAATGAAATCTATCTGTCTgcgaagaataaaaaataatttttaacaataattttctGTAAACAAATTGTTCTTGAATACTACGGGCAATATTTTACACTCAAGGAATTATGAAAGCAGGAGAAATATTTCCCGGTGTTggtaaaattttctaataaaaatgttaCGTAATAATCCAAGAGTCATTGGTCTAAAAACCGAATTTTTAGTTGAAGTCACATGCTTGTTTGCAAGGTTTTAGGGTTCGCTGGAGATCTGGTGCATCCCTTGAACTTAGTATAGGTTCCTCTGGTAGTTTAGCGATTCCGCCTCGCACTTCCGCCTTACCTTTTATTTCTGTAGGCAGATTCCCACCGACTCGCACTAACATCCGGCCCATAGTGTCGATACGTTTTTTTCGCCGGTTTTTCCATCATCTGTGCATTGAGGCCGGTTCCGATTATCCCTCTCCCTCGCTTTTTGTGtacttaattatttatgttgtttaatGGTCCCCCTCAGGACAAGAAGTTGACTTAGACGGCCCCAAGTTGAGGGTTGAAGCACGCCCTTATGAGACAGTGTAGACAGGCCGCATAACATTTGGCATTATCCATAACATTTGGCATTGATTTACACCCCAGCAATAAGATCCACAAATTCGATATCGGAAAAGTTATGGTTaaatttcgacattttttaGACGCATAATATCTTAAAGGCACCACttgtataaagttttatattaatGACATTATTGACACATAATTTATAAACTgtaaaatgaaagaatcaaaaagaatttaaaattatgattgTTTTCCGATTGCCCCATTGAGGATGTAGAGGACGCTTTTCCtttggtagttggcgcagatcgcggggtctcctttttgtggattggccagagtacacttaaattccaatcgttgggtatgctttcgtccagctcggccggtagtccatCTACTTAACAGATTAATTACAAGTTCATGACTACTTCCTTAcgttaaatttaaattccttctgggtattaacTGCCAATGTCAAGATTGTATAAGTATCTATTAAATTATGAAAGTACAGTCCTCACTCAAGGATAACTCTGTCACCTTGGtagaataattattttgtagATTTTAGTCTTACTTCAAATCACTATTCCTTACtcagtaaaaattattacatttcgAATGCCCCCTTGCGGATGTCGAATAAATGATCAATCTTTGGGAATAATTATTATATCTACTTGTAACTAATGTCCATACTTGGTCTCACTTATGTATTTCTCTTCtacatatttactaaataaatactgAGTTTTATTCTTACTCATTCTACGGAAATCAAAGATATCAGCAGAAAAGAGACATTTATTATCTCTTGGCATCACTAACCGTCACCCAAAAAGATATTTCGAACACACCTTTAAAGAAAACCCATGGTGAAATCCCAACAAAATATATATCCAGAATAAAGTGGACCCCTAAACGCTGACGAAGGCACTGCAGCAGGAAAGAGACATTTATTATCTCTTGGCATCACTAACCGTCACCCAAAAAGATATTTCGAACACACCTTTAAAGAAAACCCATGGTGAAatcccaacaaaaaaaacatatctAGAATAAAGTGGACCCCTAAACGCTGACGAAGGCACTGCAGTGTCTTTCATGTGGAGATAACAGCATTTAAAGAAagctttcatttatatttattattcagaATTCCTTGATTGATGGATCTAATATTATGTTTCAGTACATAGTGATATTCCTGGTAACTGTGAAGCATATGAACTAGCCAGAGCAGACACCACCCTGCAATTAGActccgaaaaaaaaacaagttataAGTATAACTGAGTTTCAGTGGAATCAAACCATAACAAGCTCAAAAGCAAAAGCAAGCAAGCAAAAACGGCATGAATGGAATATTAGCCACACATCccgactattaaaattcaataggaatgacataaaacttttttcatattgatgaacttcatcagaagcaGAAGGTGGATCAGAGAGTGAATTTTTGCCCCGGTAGTTTCCAAATGAGCCACCTAAAGTCCTAAGTGTTTTGCCTGATATCCACTCCACCTACCTACCTACTCGTACTATAAATTATAGCAGAAAAATCACGTGAACTTAAAATTCGTTCTTAAGAAACatgtagaaaacttttttaaaatcgcTTATACCGCTTATGGTTATATTGTAAAAGGTTTAACCGACTgctgtataattttttaataaggcaattttataattacaaattttaatccaTTACTATTCTCCAAAGAAGTTACTTTCTCTtgggtatttttatttttttttaaacagacgcaatattatCAATTGTAATggaaagctttgaaaatttagtttacACTGAATCTATTTCCTGGCTCTTTATGTTTGAGGTATTAatgtcaaaattatttaaattacgcAGAAGAATTGGAAAACAGGCAAACAGATGATGGGAAAGATAGCTGGTAATAAGAGAAAGTGAATGGtgagaaaacaaattttgtcgaaagtcAGAAGTTCAGGCCCAATAAAGACCCCTACTAGGAAACCACATAAAAGATGTGGGAGTAATCAAAGAACAGAGCTCAAGCAAATGATTAGTGATCAAAACACAAATAGCAACatcatttctttttcaaaataatttgcatttgccAGCAACAAATGACCTTATAACATAATACAGAAAAAGCGAAGCACACAAATTATGGGAACTTTATTAGAGAAATGGGTAGTAAGCCAGGCGGAACCGGCCCTCTTCTTGG comes from the Bactrocera neohumeralis isolate Rockhampton chromosome 2, APGP_CSIRO_Bneo_wtdbg2-racon-allhic-juicebox.fasta_v2, whole genome shotgun sequence genome and includes:
- the LOC126758148 gene encoding uncharacterized protein LOC126758148, with product MRLLNYLSCVLIIVALYGARVTIAILAAEDRANATPGTDTFLATPTRENIESTPRPISTAYKAANCLTNSLISDSVYCRGSRAIRNVIKNLNRRDKPLVLMRGLEIVPIEPVSNGAPPAEPALESDDTFLGYVSEYLRSHELNIKFADLLADESERYLSYDVERNAHGDGVQEARKKDKGQGMILAMAMMFGKMMAVMSLGGIGAMAMKALGVAMTALMLAGLVGMKSLMHSGHESSHSVQYLSGGDGHHHMRRRRSSYDPLRLPYRGWQQKLAE